The genomic interval CAAGATAACAATAATGATGAATCACAAAACCAATCATCGTAAAACTAGGAGATGAATTGAAACAAGAGATACAAACAATTACTAGGACCAGTTCTTTTTAATCTCATAATCAACGGGATTATTATTGAAAGTTTATTTATATTGCATAACTAATTATCGACAAATTATGTTTAAGAGAATAACGGTAAAAATATCTATAATTTTAATATTAACGGCGATTCTAATGGTGCCGTCATTGGCACTTCAGATCTCGTTTGCCCAGACGGATGCGGATTTAGAAAATACGGTCATAGAAATCCACAATAGGGAGCGCGCTGAAGTTGGCGTTCCGGATATTACTTGGAGCAGCGATCTCGCCGCCGATGCTCAGAAATATGCTGACTACTTGACTACTCTCGGGCTTACTTTAGATGATAAAGCACCCCATGCACCCTTCAATCCTGATAACCCCCAAGGCGAGAACCTATGGATGGGCACCGCGGGTCTCGATTCAAATGCCGAACGAGTCGAGTGGTTCGCCAACGAAAAGAGTGATTATAATGGTGAAGTGATCAAGGACTCTAGCGAAGTTGGGCCAAACGACCCGGTCACCGGTCATTACACACAAATGGTATGGAGGGAAACAACTCAGGTTGGTTGTGCGAACTCCAGTGATGAAAACTTGGACTTTATGGTGTGCCGTTATAGTCCGCCTGGCAATTATGTTGGAGAAAAACCATATTAGATGTAGGCAAATCTAGGTAGCTCAAAATTATCAACCGACTTTATATTTTACCAATCTTTATCGGTTGAGTTTAACTTACGTTAAGATTCTCCCTTTAAACATTATTTGATAAGGTTGAATCAATGAATGTATTTACATGGTACCCATCTTACATGTTCGATAATATGGTCTTCACAGAAAACCTCTAACTTTCCTTTTTCATCACAAATATGTACAATCTCTTCTCGATCTGATAAAATACTCTCTTTCTTTGAGGTAATCACGGCTTTTTTTTTGTTTGAATCCTGGTTTTTTGTGATGTAATATCCTAGCTCTTTATCACACCATGAACATTTGATGATTTGTGAATCTTTTTTCTCAACAGTAGTAGTATTGTTTTTTGATCTTGATCGTGATAACATCATCATATATGTATAGTCACTAACAATACCAAATATTATGAGTATTTGTTAAAAATTCTGTATGATTTTAATATGGTTTTTTATCTCTTTTTTAGATTCATGTTATAACTTTGAAAAGATTCTAAACATTTTACTACTATATTCTAGTAAACATAAGAATTCTGTAAATCAAATATTATATAAATGATGGATTCAACTTTTGTATATTCATAAATAAAGATTCGAAAAATTAGAATTTGTTTACAGGTCAGGTATTCATGGGTTTAAATACATTCATATTTTTAAACTGATTAATCTATTGAAAACTATTCGTTATCTAAGACTTAAAGAAAAGAAAAGCAAATAGTAAATTATAGAAGCTAAAAATGGGGACTGGAGATAAATCTACGGAGGATAAACCTAGAGGAATTCGCAATGTTTTGTATTTGGGCTTAGTCAGCTTCTTTACCGATTTTTCAACAGAAATGATTCTAGGGGTTTTACCAGCATTCATTGTCAATAATTTGGGAGCTTCTAGAGCTATTTTGGGAGCAATAGAAGGATCTTCAGAGCTCACTAGTTACACATTCAGAATGATTTCAGGATCTTTATCAGATAAATTTAGAAAAAGAAAAATTTTTGTATTGATTGGATATGGATTGTCTACGATAAGCAAGCCATTTTTTGCTATTTCCACTAGCTGGCTTGATGCATTTGTGGTTCGTGCAGTGGATAGAGTAGGTAAAGGAGTCAGGACTGCTCCTCGCGATGCTTTGATTGCAGATTCTGTATCAGAATCCATTTCTGGAAAAGCTTTTGGAATTCACAGAACTATCGACCAGTTGGGCGCAATTGTTGGACCCTTAGTTGCGTTTGCAATATTACAGACTTTGGATATACGGGCTGTTTTTCTTGTATCTCTTATACCCGGCGCCATTGCGGTCATTATCCTGATTTTTTTTGTAAAGGAAGTTGCTATAAA from Candidatus Nitrosocosmicus hydrocola carries:
- a CDS encoding CAP domain-containing protein; the protein is MFKRITVKISIILILTAILMVPSLALQISFAQTDADLENTVIEIHNRERAEVGVPDITWSSDLAADAQKYADYLTTLGLTLDDKAPHAPFNPDNPQGENLWMGTAGLDSNAERVEWFANEKSDYNGEVIKDSSEVGPNDPVTGHYTQMVWRETTQVGCANSSDENLDFMVCRYSPPGNYVGEKPY